In Anaerolineales bacterium, the following proteins share a genomic window:
- a CDS encoding response regulator transcription factor, with protein sequence MWVEGRWISNGEFVPALLKKGFQVERVPSGKDALERVGQAKFDLVILDAASMRTNGRRICTSIRSRVSTMPILLISDPARPLEAEFECANAVLVLPFTQRKLLNRIAPLLPPEEGRLLKAGPIELDLDSHAVKVGAKKTVLTPRLVRLLQLLIDSKGEVVERNALFKKVWRTNYTGDTRTLDVHISWLRNAIEKDPKKPKLLVTVRGVGYRLDI encoded by the coding sequence TTGTGGGTGGAAGGCCGTTGGATCAGCAACGGCGAATTTGTGCCTGCCTTGCTTAAGAAGGGCTTCCAGGTGGAGCGCGTGCCCAGCGGCAAAGACGCGTTGGAGCGCGTCGGCCAGGCCAAGTTCGACCTGGTGATCTTGGATGCGGCCTCGATGCGCACCAATGGGCGCCGCATCTGCACCTCGATCCGCAGCCGGGTCAGCACGATGCCGATCCTGCTGATCTCTGACCCCGCCCGCCCGCTGGAAGCTGAATTCGAATGCGCCAACGCGGTGTTGGTGCTGCCCTTCACCCAGCGCAAGCTGCTCAACCGCATCGCCCCCTTGCTGCCGCCGGAAGAGGGCCGCCTGCTCAAGGCCGGCCCGATCGAGCTGGATCTGGATAGCCACGCAGTCAAAGTGGGCGCCAAGAAGACCGTGCTCACGCCGCGCTTGGTGCGCCTGCTGCAATTGCTCATTGATAGCAAGGGCGAAGTGGTGGAGCGCAACGCGCTATTCAAGAAAGTATGGCGCACCAACTACACAGGGGATACGCGCACACTGGATGTGCACATCAGTTGGCTGCGCAACGCCATCGAGAAAGACCCCAAGAAGCCTAAGCTGCTGGTCACCGTGCGCGGGGTAGGTTACCGCCTGGATATCTAG
- a CDS encoding diguanylate cyclase, translating to MTIEWGYALALAVAGLTSAGVALTNWRQQAYRGGRALMVLLLGLSWWSLTYALFWLRLPGPTPFFWLDLTYIGVLSVPTALFCFALQFTGHGRYLNGLSFLLLITIPLLTLVLLWTDPLHGVFFAGKRVTGQGVIFDGGFGFYANLVYGYGLILVAIGFLLRALVTSRGLYRNQILAVLIGLAIPLVVNVASVAGLAPFPNLDLTPFTFTLTGIIFAYAIFRLGLLDIVPIARHTLVEQMSDSLVVLDARDRLVDYNPAARQLLGLGDEVPIGRSGAELFGAWPQLAALLLQMRPASQELAWPGQPARTIELHVVPLYDQTGGFEGRLIVMRDISQRVEVERRLREQIAHNEALQAQLREQSIRDSLTGVFNRRYLEESLPRELANATRKNEPLSLVMLDIDLFKNFNDVYGHGIGDTVLQSLGHILMENTRAGDIVCRYGGDEFIVMFPGASAERARERIDECRRRFAEQPIVIQGQTIRTTISAGVTSFPLHAQTGEALLQVADQALYQAKQQGKNSAVILSA from the coding sequence TTGACGATTGAATGGGGATATGCGCTGGCTCTGGCGGTTGCCGGCCTCACGTCGGCTGGGGTAGCGCTTACCAATTGGCGCCAGCAGGCCTATCGCGGCGGGCGCGCCTTGATGGTGTTGCTGCTGGGCCTGAGCTGGTGGTCACTGACCTATGCGTTGTTTTGGCTGCGCCTGCCTGGCCCAACGCCCTTCTTTTGGCTGGATCTTACCTATATCGGCGTGCTGAGTGTGCCCACGGCGCTATTTTGTTTCGCGCTGCAGTTCACTGGCCACGGCCGCTACCTCAATGGGCTGAGCTTCCTGCTACTCATCACCATCCCGCTCCTGACCCTGGTGCTGCTATGGACGGATCCGCTGCATGGCGTCTTCTTTGCTGGCAAGCGGGTGACAGGGCAGGGGGTGATCTTCGATGGCGGCTTTGGTTTCTACGCCAACCTGGTCTACGGCTATGGCCTGATCCTGGTGGCGATTGGGTTCCTGTTGCGCGCCCTGGTGACCTCGCGCGGTTTGTATCGCAACCAGATCCTGGCGGTCCTGATCGGCTTGGCGATTCCCCTGGTGGTCAATGTGGCCAGCGTGGCCGGGCTGGCTCCCTTTCCCAATTTGGATCTCACTCCCTTCACCTTCACGCTCACCGGCATCATTTTTGCCTATGCCATCTTCCGCCTGGGCCTGCTGGATATTGTGCCGATTGCACGTCACACGCTGGTGGAGCAGATGAGCGACAGCCTGGTGGTATTGGATGCACGCGACCGCCTGGTGGATTACAACCCGGCGGCGCGCCAATTGCTTGGCCTCGGCGATGAAGTGCCGATTGGGCGGTCGGGAGCCGAGCTGTTTGGCGCCTGGCCGCAGTTGGCGGCGCTGTTGCTGCAGATGCGCCCGGCCAGCCAGGAGCTGGCCTGGCCGGGCCAACCCGCCCGCACGATCGAGCTGCACGTTGTGCCGCTGTATGACCAGACCGGGGGGTTTGAGGGCCGCCTGATCGTGATGCGCGATATCTCGCAGCGCGTTGAGGTGGAGCGCCGCCTGCGTGAGCAGATCGCCCATAACGAAGCCTTGCAAGCGCAGCTGCGCGAGCAAAGCATTCGCGATTCGCTGACCGGGGTGTTCAACCGGCGCTATCTGGAGGAATCATTGCCGCGCGAGCTGGCCAACGCCACGCGCAAGAACGAGCCGCTCAGTTTGGTGATGTTGGATATTGACCTGTTCAAAAATTTCAATGATGTCTACGGCCATGGGATTGGCGATACGGTGCTGCAGAGCCTGGGCCATATTCTGATGGAGAACACCCGCGCCGGCGACATCGTGTGCCGCTATGGCGGGGACGAGTTCATCGTCATGTTTCCGGGCGCCAGCGCCGAAAGAGCGCGCGAGCGCATTGATGAGTGCCGCCGGCGCTTCGCCGAGCAGCCAATCGTGATCCAGGGCCAGACGATACGCACCACCATCTCCGCCGGGGTGACCAGCTTCCCGCTGCACGCCCAAACTGGCGAGGCGTTGTTGCAGGTGGCAGACCAGGCCCTGTATCAGGCCAAGCAGCAAGGCAAGAACAGCGCCGTAATCCTCTCAGCGTAA
- a CDS encoding bifunctional nuclease family protein, whose product MSEMIEVVIDSIRVGLMSQQRVVILREAEADRYLAIWIDPYMAEQITFALQEVEVARPMTHDLIREVVRSLDGRVVRVEVHDLKNDVFYGNIVVEANGRTIEIDSRPSDALAVAVRTHVPILVARSVLDAAGIVPEEDMDQGAHSDGDRPLLEETEMTDTRVNPEERLEAFEDFLSQLDISDDDDENGKPTKGKNN is encoded by the coding sequence ATGAGCGAAATGATCGAAGTGGTGATTGATAGCATCCGCGTAGGGCTGATGTCGCAGCAACGCGTGGTGATCTTGCGCGAAGCCGAAGCAGATCGCTACCTGGCGATCTGGATCGATCCCTACATGGCCGAGCAGATCACCTTTGCGCTGCAGGAAGTGGAAGTGGCCCGCCCGATGACGCACGACCTGATCCGCGAAGTGGTGCGCAGCCTGGATGGCCGCGTGGTGCGCGTGGAAGTGCACGACCTCAAGAACGATGTGTTCTACGGCAACATTGTGGTGGAAGCCAACGGGCGCACGATCGAGATCGACTCGCGCCCCTCGGATGCGCTGGCGGTGGCCGTGCGCACGCATGTGCCCATCCTGGTGGCGCGCAGCGTGCTCGACGCGGCCGGCATCGTACCCGAGGAAGATATGGATCAGGGTGCCCATTCGGATGGCGATCGGCCGCTGCTCGAAGAAACCGAGATGACCGATACTCGCGTGAACCCGGAAGAGCGCCTGGAAGCCTTCGAAGATTTTCTCTCCCAGCTCGACATCAGCGATGATGATGACGAGAACGGCAAGCCCACCAAGGGCAAGAACAACTAG
- a CDS encoding ATP-binding protein, which produces MQPDTVGDPNCPHCGGLGYVRADKPLGHPEFGRTVICTCRKDEVALQARRRLYAISRLDELNELTFENFEPRGRVGLPARQADSLELAFNQSQQFAQNMEGWLLFEGGYGSGKTHLAAAIANFAVQIGLPTIFITVPDLLDSLRFTYGSAEESFEERFEEIRQAPLLILDDFGTQNATAWAQEKLFQIINHRYINRLPLIVTTNLALDQIEGRIRSRLSDPELVTQIRMLAPDFRRPTDDSANELSSLHLLRERNFASFDLREGEGLPAADSRSLKKAFDAARKFAEKPKGWLVFTGGHGSGKTHLAAAIANYAQDLGRMPLFIMVPDLLDHLRATFNPNSPVSYDQRFEEMRNAELLVLDDLGTQSATPWAREKLYQLFTHRYNAQLPTVITTADRLEDMDSRIRARMLDTRLCTIYALTAPAYTGRKKR; this is translated from the coding sequence ATGCAGCCGGATACGGTTGGCGACCCCAACTGCCCCCATTGCGGCGGTCTGGGCTACGTGCGCGCTGACAAGCCGCTGGGGCACCCGGAGTTTGGCCGCACGGTCATCTGCACCTGCCGCAAGGATGAGGTGGCGCTGCAAGCCCGCCGCCGCCTGTACGCCATCAGCCGCCTGGACGAGCTCAACGAGCTCACCTTCGAGAACTTTGAGCCGCGCGGCCGCGTGGGCCTGCCCGCCCGCCAGGCCGATTCGTTGGAGCTGGCCTTCAACCAATCGCAACAGTTTGCCCAGAATATGGAAGGCTGGCTGCTCTTTGAAGGCGGCTACGGCAGCGGCAAGACCCATCTGGCGGCTGCCATCGCCAACTTCGCCGTGCAGATTGGCCTGCCCACGATCTTCATCACCGTGCCCGATTTGCTGGACAGCTTGCGCTTCACTTACGGCTCCGCCGAGGAAAGTTTCGAAGAACGTTTCGAAGAAATTCGCCAGGCACCGCTGCTGATCCTGGATGATTTCGGTACGCAGAACGCCACGGCCTGGGCGCAGGAAAAGCTGTTCCAGATCATCAACCACCGCTACATCAACCGCCTGCCGCTGATCGTCACCACGAATTTGGCCCTCGACCAGATCGAGGGCCGCATCCGCTCGCGCCTGAGCGACCCGGAGCTGGTGACCCAGATCCGCATGCTGGCCCCTGACTTCCGCCGCCCCACCGACGACAGCGCCAACGAGCTTTCCTCGCTGCACCTGCTACGTGAGCGCAACTTTGCCAGCTTTGACCTGCGCGAGGGCGAGGGGCTGCCGGCTGCCGACAGCCGCAGCCTAAAGAAAGCCTTCGACGCGGCACGCAAGTTTGCCGAGAAGCCCAAGGGCTGGCTGGTGTTCACCGGCGGCCACGGCAGCGGCAAGACGCACCTGGCCGCCGCCATCGCCAACTACGCCCAGGACCTGGGGCGCATGCCGCTGTTCATCATGGTGCCAGATCTGCTCGACCATCTGCGCGCTACCTTCAACCCCAACAGCCCAGTGAGCTACGACCAGCGCTTCGAAGAGATGCGCAACGCCGAACTATTGGTGCTGGACGATTTGGGCACGCAATCCGCCACCCCCTGGGCGCGCGAAAAGCTGTATCAGCTCTTCACCCACCGCTACAACGCCCAGTTGCCCACGGTGATCACCACCGCCGACCGGCTGGAGGACATGGACTCGCGCATCAGAGCGCGCATGCTGGACACGCGCCTGTGCACGATATACGCGCTGACTGCGCCGGCCTACACCGGGCGCAAGAAGCGGTAG
- the phoU gene encoding phosphate signaling complex protein PhoU, giving the protein MAVNANTRETLERKLGELMDEVLLLGSMVEQATLQSVRSLRERNFVLSEEVYKNDKRINTKRFEIEERTITLIATQQPMARDLRMLTAVLEVITELERMGDYAKGIARITHNLGGQTRLKPPSGLSTMADIGVDMLHKALEAFVSGKVELARSVPKQDDEVDALFNEVQREILDQMIAAPESIDQINHLLWACHNLERLADRVINICERTAYIATGEMREFDVSDDEKWQPAE; this is encoded by the coding sequence GTGGCTGTGAACGCAAATACGCGCGAAACATTGGAACGCAAACTAGGGGAATTGATGGATGAGGTGCTGCTGCTCGGCAGCATGGTGGAGCAAGCCACGCTGCAATCGGTGCGCTCGCTGCGCGAGCGCAATTTCGTCCTCTCCGAAGAGGTCTACAAGAACGATAAGCGCATCAATACCAAGCGTTTCGAGATTGAAGAGCGCACCATCACGCTGATCGCCACCCAGCAGCCTATGGCGCGCGATCTACGCATGCTCACCGCCGTGCTGGAAGTGATCACGGAGCTGGAGCGCATGGGCGATTATGCCAAGGGCATTGCGCGCATCACCCACAATCTCGGCGGCCAGACCCGCCTCAAGCCGCCCAGCGGCCTGAGCACGATGGCCGATATCGGCGTGGACATGCTGCACAAGGCGCTTGAAGCCTTCGTCTCCGGCAAGGTGGAGCTGGCACGCAGCGTGCCCAAGCAAGACGATGAGGTGGACGCGCTGTTCAACGAAGTGCAGCGCGAAATTCTCGACCAGATGATCGCCGCCCCCGAGAGCATCGATCAGATCAATCATCTGCTGTGGGCCTGCCATAACCTGGAGCGCCTGGCCGACCGCGTGATCAACATCTGTGAGCGCACCGCCTACATCGCCACCGGCGAGATGCGCGAGTTTGACGTAAGCGACGACGAGAAGTGGCAGCCGGCCGAATAG
- a CDS encoding response regulator: MENAQLIDILLVEDNPGDVRLTQEAFKDGMLTNNLHVAMDGEQAMDFLHRRGQFADAPRPDLILLDLNLPRMNGREVLAAIKQDADLKRIPVVVLTTSQDEADITESYRQFASSYIVKPVSMDKFLKVVSSFKQYWLSVVKLPTPD; this comes from the coding sequence ATGGAGAATGCTCAATTGATCGATATTCTGTTGGTTGAAGACAACCCCGGTGACGTGCGCTTGACGCAGGAAGCCTTCAAGGATGGCATGCTGACCAATAACCTGCATGTGGCCATGGATGGTGAACAAGCGATGGATTTTTTGCACCGCCGCGGCCAGTTTGCCGATGCACCGCGCCCCGATCTGATCTTGCTGGATCTAAACCTGCCGCGCATGAATGGGCGTGAGGTATTGGCGGCCATCAAGCAGGATGCAGATTTGAAGCGCATTCCGGTGGTGGTGCTGACCACCTCGCAAGATGAGGCCGATATCACCGAGAGCTATCGCCAGTTTGCCAGCTCGTATATCGTCAAGCCGGTGAGCATGGATAAGTTCTTGAAAGTGGTCAGCTCGTTCAAGCAATATTGGCTCAGCGTGGTGAAGCTGCCCACGCCGGACTAG
- a CDS encoding PAS domain-containing protein, giving the protein MEAAITTKRIPLVLSWLVLFFGLLVYLGWAVHSPALTSILPDQATMKANTALCFILLGAALVLHQQPSLRKQRAARLLASLVCLLALLTLVQFLFKINLGIDEFPFVDDMGSVATDALGRMSAPTAISLSLISLTVIMEKAWSEKTRRYILVLVQIISLSVFLSFPFSLAFGDSIFLYFGMALNTSLLMVFATLVLLLQMEDRGWMDRLIAPTPHGAATRRLLATVLLVPFMLGWLIYYGEDRGWYEAAISRSTYTITAMLLLGFIVITSAERMYLAGQAQRTLEINLDAVSRQLSSLIENSPSAISIKDVAGRYQMANSQFSRLVQLPTAAIIGQEADAVFKEPLLEGVLENEVQALLTRRPASAELSAVVDGVERTYLNLKFPLFNEAEELLGLGGIWTDITDQKKLEDDLRSKNLDLERSNKELEQFAYVASHDLQEPLRMVSSYMQLLESRYSDKLDDDAREFIGFAVDGASRMQRLIQDLLAFSRVGTRGRDPEVVQSGSVLEEALQNLSMRIKENEARIEYGSLPAVFVDRNQFTQVFQNLVGNAIKFRAERQPIVAINAVRDGEHYLFSVQDNGIGFDPKHAERIFVIFQRLNSREVYEGTGIGLAICKKIIERHGGRIWVESTPGQGTTFYFTLPAEPDPKLMDRPEAQPAEDAVAAPAAESIEQRARRLI; this is encoded by the coding sequence GTGGAGGCCGCCATCACAACCAAACGTATTCCTCTGGTGCTCAGTTGGCTGGTACTGTTCTTCGGCCTGCTGGTCTATCTGGGTTGGGCGGTTCACAGCCCGGCACTCACCTCCATTCTGCCTGATCAAGCCACCATGAAGGCCAACACGGCCTTGTGCTTCATCTTGCTCGGCGCGGCGCTGGTGTTGCACCAGCAGCCCAGCCTGCGCAAGCAGCGCGCCGCGCGGCTACTGGCTAGCCTGGTATGTTTGCTCGCTCTGCTCACCCTGGTGCAGTTTCTTTTCAAGATCAATTTGGGCATTGATGAATTCCCATTTGTAGACGATATGGGCTCGGTAGCAACGGATGCGCTTGGGCGTATGTCGGCGCCTACGGCTATCTCCCTCAGCTTGATCTCGCTGACCGTCATAATGGAAAAGGCCTGGTCTGAGAAGACGCGCCGCTACATCCTCGTGTTGGTGCAGATCATCAGCTTGAGCGTGTTCCTCAGCTTCCCCTTCAGCCTGGCCTTTGGCGATAGTATCTTTTTGTATTTTGGCATGGCACTCAACACCTCGCTGCTGATGGTGTTCGCCACGCTGGTGCTTTTACTACAGATGGAAGATCGCGGCTGGATGGATCGTTTAATCGCGCCCACGCCGCACGGCGCCGCCACGCGCCGCCTGCTGGCTACCGTACTGTTGGTGCCATTTATGCTGGGCTGGCTGATTTACTATGGTGAAGACCGTGGTTGGTACGAGGCGGCGATCAGTCGCTCTACTTATACGATCACGGCCATGCTGCTGTTGGGCTTCATCGTGATCACCAGTGCAGAGCGTATGTACCTGGCCGGGCAGGCCCAACGCACCCTGGAGATCAACCTGGATGCGGTGTCGCGCCAGCTAAGTTCGCTGATCGAGAATTCGCCTTCGGCAATCTCGATCAAAGATGTGGCCGGGCGCTACCAGATGGCCAATTCGCAATTCAGCCGGCTGGTGCAGCTCCCCACCGCGGCGATCATTGGCCAGGAGGCGGATGCCGTCTTCAAGGAGCCGCTGCTGGAAGGCGTGCTGGAAAACGAAGTCCAGGCCTTGCTGACCCGGCGGCCAGCCAGCGCCGAGCTCAGCGCCGTGGTGGATGGGGTTGAGCGCACCTACCTCAATCTCAAGTTTCCGCTGTTCAATGAAGCAGAGGAGTTGCTGGGCCTGGGCGGGATCTGGACGGATATTACTGACCAGAAAAAGCTGGAAGACGATCTGCGCAGCAAAAATTTGGACCTGGAGCGCTCGAACAAAGAGCTCGAGCAGTTCGCCTATGTAGCCTCGCATGATCTGCAAGAGCCCTTGCGCATGGTGAGCAGCTATATGCAATTGCTCGAATCACGCTACAGCGACAAGCTGGATGATGATGCGCGCGAATTCATTGGCTTCGCCGTGGATGGCGCTTCGCGCATGCAGCGTTTGATCCAGGATCTTTTGGCCTTCTCACGCGTGGGGACGCGTGGGCGCGATCCGGAAGTTGTGCAATCTGGCAGTGTGCTGGAAGAGGCACTGCAGAACCTCTCGATGCGTATCAAGGAGAACGAGGCCCGCATTGAGTATGGCAGCCTGCCGGCGGTGTTCGTGGATCGTAACCAGTTCACCCAGGTGTTTCAGAACCTGGTGGGCAATGCGATCAAATTCCGTGCCGAGCGCCAACCGATTGTGGCGATCAATGCGGTGCGCGATGGCGAGCACTACTTGTTCAGCGTGCAAGACAATGGCATTGGCTTTGACCCCAAGCATGCTGAGCGCATCTTTGTCATCTTCCAGCGCCTGAACAGCCGTGAGGTCTACGAGGGCACCGGTATCGGCCTGGCGATCTGCAAGAAGATCATCGAGCGCCACGGCGGCCGCATCTGGGTCGAATCGACGCCGGGGCAGGGCACCACGTTTTACTTTACGCTGCCCGCCGAACCTGACCCCAAGCTGATGGACCGCCCGGAGGCCCAGCCGGCCGAGGACGCCGTGGCTGCCCCGGCCGCCGAAAGCATTGAACAGCGCGCCCGCCGGCTGATCTAA
- a CDS encoding metal-dependent transcriptional regulator, with the protein MTSSSQVSPAMQRYAAEVFRIQQDEGKVSLSHLAEQVESSPQAIARMVKRLTDAGFATYEPYRGVRLTKEGERIAMPALRRHRLGEVFLVKVMGYDWASAHELTDVFERGINEELEDRIDQLAGFPTNCPHGEPIPTKDGTITFPNDGPLVDKEVGVSCKLTRVRTHDMDKLRYIANLGLTPGVEFTLVSRAPFNGPLRLQMGRNDQVIGYELASSLWVEETKAS; encoded by the coding sequence ATGACGAGTAGCTCCCAGGTAAGCCCCGCCATGCAGCGCTATGCTGCCGAGGTGTTCCGCATCCAGCAGGATGAGGGCAAAGTGTCGCTCTCGCACCTGGCCGAGCAAGTGGAATCCTCGCCGCAGGCGATTGCCCGCATGGTCAAGCGTCTTACCGATGCTGGCTTTGCCACCTACGAGCCGTACCGCGGCGTGCGTCTCACCAAAGAAGGCGAACGCATCGCCATGCCGGCGCTGCGCCGCCACCGCCTGGGCGAGGTGTTCCTGGTGAAGGTGATGGGCTACGACTGGGCCTCGGCCCACGAGCTCACCGATGTGTTCGAGCGCGGCATCAACGAGGAGCTCGAAGACCGTATTGACCAGCTTGCCGGCTTCCCGACTAATTGCCCGCACGGCGAGCCGATCCCGACCAAGGACGGCACGATCACGTTCCCCAACGATGGCCCGCTGGTGGATAAAGAAGTGGGCGTGAGCTGCAAGCTAACGCGGGTGCGCACCCATGATATGGATAAGCTGCGCTACATTGCCAACCTGGGCCTGACCCCGGGCGTGGAGTTCACCCTGGTGAGCCGGGCGCCGTTCAACGGCCCGCTGCGTCTGCAGATGGGCCGCAACGACCAGGTGATCGGCTATGAGCTGGCCAGCAGCCTGTGGGTGGAAGAGACCAAGGCGAGCTAA
- the dnaB gene encoding replicative DNA helicase, whose amino-acid sequence MSDAYASDSPPPSGPQQLVPHSREAEEAVIGSVLINPEAYYDVADFLTAEDFHIHRLRWVWEAFTRLHEQRIPIDLLTVTEDLDKNGHLAEIGGPAYITGLINNVPSSLHAEAYGRLVQQTSIRRRLLEAANKIAKTAYQENLSVEAAIEEAEKAVFGASDHQLSTDLKPIKQVISDYYDRIDQLSRRSEEFYGVPTGFIDLDRLLSGMQPSDLLIIAGRPAQGKSSFLMSIVKNAAQLHKKHVAIFSMEMSNEQLVARLLSQETGINSQKMLSGKLEQREWDLFAQAVETLGGIKVFLDDTPGISPTQMRAKCRRLHMEFGLDLVVVDYLQLMQGDGRNDNRVQEVSHISRSLKVLARELNVPVLAAAQLSRAVEQRADKRPMLSDLRESGSLEQDADIVMFIHRPDQYEEDSLRKNIAEIMVSKHRNGPTGVIELVFREQLAKFENAATRTVDFAGFNERQAGQQPQ is encoded by the coding sequence ATGAGTGACGCCTACGCCTCAGACAGCCCGCCCCCCAGCGGCCCGCAGCAACTGGTGCCGCACAGCCGCGAGGCCGAAGAAGCCGTCATCGGCTCGGTGCTGATCAACCCTGAGGCGTACTACGACGTTGCCGATTTCCTCACCGCCGAAGACTTTCACATTCACCGCCTGCGCTGGGTGTGGGAAGCCTTTACCCGCCTGCACGAGCAGCGCATCCCCATCGATCTGCTCACCGTCACCGAAGACCTGGATAAGAACGGCCACCTCGCCGAGATTGGCGGCCCGGCCTACATCACTGGGCTGATCAACAACGTGCCCAGCTCGCTGCACGCCGAGGCCTACGGCCGCCTGGTGCAGCAGACCAGCATCCGCCGCCGCCTGCTGGAAGCCGCCAACAAGATCGCCAAGACCGCCTATCAGGAGAACCTGAGCGTCGAGGCGGCTATCGAGGAAGCCGAGAAAGCCGTCTTTGGCGCCAGCGACCACCAGCTCTCCACCGACCTCAAGCCGATCAAGCAGGTCATCAGCGATTATTACGACCGCATTGACCAGCTCTCGCGGCGCAGCGAGGAATTTTACGGCGTGCCGACCGGCTTTATTGACCTGGACCGCTTGCTGAGCGGTATGCAGCCCTCCGATCTGCTGATCATCGCCGGCCGCCCTGCTCAGGGTAAATCCAGCTTCCTGATGTCGATCGTCAAGAACGCCGCCCAATTGCATAAAAAGCATGTGGCCATCTTCTCGATGGAAATGTCCAACGAGCAGTTGGTGGCGCGTTTGCTCTCTCAGGAAACCGGCATCAACTCCCAGAAAATGCTGAGCGGCAAGCTGGAACAGCGCGAGTGGGATCTGTTCGCCCAGGCGGTGGAAACGCTGGGCGGCATCAAAGTCTTTTTGGATGATACGCCGGGCATCTCGCCCACGCAGATGCGCGCCAAGTGCCGCCGCCTGCATATGGAGTTTGGGCTGGACTTGGTCGTGGTGGACTATTTGCAGCTGATGCAGGGTGACGGGCGCAACGACAACCGCGTGCAGGAAGTCTCGCATATTTCGCGCAGCTTGAAAGTGCTGGCGCGCGAGCTGAACGTGCCGGTGCTGGCCGCGGCGCAACTCTCGCGTGCGGTGGAGCAGCGCGCCGACAAGCGCCCGATGCTGTCGGACCTGCGCGAGTCGGGTTCGCTGGAGCAGGATGCCGACATCGTGATGTTCATCCATCGCCCAGACCAGTACGAAGAAGACAGCCTGCGCAAAAACATCGCCGAGATCATGGTCAGCAAGCACCGCAATGGCCCTACCGGCGTGATCGAGCTGGTCTTCCGTGAGCAACTGGCCAAGTTTGAAAATGCAGCCACGCGCACCGTGGATTTTGCGGGGTTCAATGAGCGCCAAGCCGGGCAGCAGCCACAGTAG
- a CDS encoding DnaD domain protein, with protein sequence MSAKPGSSHSSFGGFPAGKVRFTRLPGPFFSELLPQIDSLAELKVTLYALWKLERMEGEARYLQPQDFTEDALFLSGLPGGQADLDAGLAAAVQRGTLLQAQLELDGQPRQFYMLNSARGRALYEAVQNGEWQPSGDGRYPIELAHERPNIFALYERNIGAITPMMADALKDAEREYPQEWLEEAMRIAVENNARSWSYVQAILRRWQEDGRDERRTQGNSEKDRRSYVEGEFSDFIEH encoded by the coding sequence ATGAGCGCCAAGCCGGGCAGCAGCCACAGTAGCTTCGGCGGCTTCCCCGCGGGCAAGGTGCGCTTCACGCGCCTGCCCGGCCCCTTTTTCAGCGAGCTGCTGCCGCAGATCGACAGCCTGGCCGAGCTGAAGGTGACCCTGTACGCACTGTGGAAGCTGGAGCGCATGGAAGGCGAAGCGCGCTACCTGCAGCCGCAAGACTTCACCGAGGATGCGCTGTTCCTCTCCGGCCTGCCCGGCGGCCAAGCCGACCTGGACGCGGGGTTGGCCGCAGCCGTACAGCGTGGCACGCTGCTGCAGGCCCAGCTAGAATTAGATGGTCAGCCGCGCCAGTTTTATATGCTCAACTCGGCGCGCGGCCGGGCGCTGTACGAAGCCGTGCAAAACGGCGAGTGGCAGCCCAGCGGCGATGGGCGCTACCCGATCGAGCTGGCCCACGAGCGCCCCAACATTTTTGCGCTCTACGAACGCAACATCGGCGCCATCACCCCGATGATGGCGGATGCGCTCAAGGATGCCGAGCGTGAGTACCCCCAAGAGTGGCTGGAGGAGGCGATGCGCATCGCCGTTGAAAACAACGCCCGCTCGTGGAGCTATGTACAAGCCATCTTGCGCCGATGGCAGGAAGACGGACGCGATGAGCGACGAACTCAAGGGAATTCTGAAAAAGATCGGCGAAGCTACGTCGAAGGCGAATTCTCAGACTTCATCGAACACTAA